A stretch of Maniola hyperantus chromosome 15, iAphHyp1.2, whole genome shotgun sequence DNA encodes these proteins:
- the LOC138403323 gene encoding uncharacterized protein, with amino-acid sequence MELLSDEDIKSILEQCGTSKINLLNWYIRDYSNSLVGYLGEHLSLIVDTESGSRTFFIKCVPRFDEWKANYLRKTSFFNKEYVMLSKLFQNFRDNKGLRTWRPKLLHIKEDLFVFEDVTQTGYTMPSNLSTLSYDDIMATVAALARFHAQSFVYEEEQSKLLNRPYRLWEDYADSLSEPTNGMAWRDTGMRAAIDFLKVYSEFRSKQNFVKLIGEKIPKLFSRAWDLMEPSTKYRNAVVHRDVWSNNIFLKKLDNDKMHALLVDYQTVLYCAPALDLSSMIYMNTTKDFRLKNTKRMIDYYYGVLSNELELENIDITSIIKKSNFVESYTKSLIFGMTQAALIVPIIAMTADKRQELFQNPENCARVNEVSRSQEFIDIAEENKKYRNRVVELLDDLVETFCTQL; translated from the exons ATGGAACTTCTTAGTGACGAAgatataaaatcaattttagaACAATGTggaacatcaaaaataaatcttttaaatTGGTATATCAGGGATTATTCGAATAGTCTTGTAGGCTATTTGGGAGAACATTTAAGTTTGATCGTCGACACTGAATCAGGAAGTAGAACATTTTTCATAAAATGTGTGCCGCGATTTGACGAATGGAAGGCAAATTATTTACGAAAGACATCCTTCTTTAACAAGGAGTATGTCATGTTAAGTAAATTATTCCAAAACTTTCGTGATAACAAAG gattaAGAACGTGGCGtccaaaattattacatattaaagaAGACTTGTTTGTGTTTGAAGATGTTACTCAGACAGGTTACACAATGCCCAGTAATCTCAGTACGTTATCGTACGATGACATTATGGCAACAGTAGCTGCTTTAGCAAGATTTCACGCTCAATCATTCGTTTACGAAGAGGAACAAAGCAAATTATTGAATAGACCTTACAGATTGTGGGAGGACTACGCCGATTCTCTCTCTGAGCCCACAAACGGTATGGCTTGGCGTGATACGGGAATGCGAGCAGCCATTGACtttctaaaagtttattcagaATTCCGATCAaaacaaaattttgtaaaattaattgGAGAAAAGATTCCTAAACTGTTTAGTCGTGCTTGGGATCTTATGGAACCTAGTACGAAATACAGAAATGCGGTAGTACATCGCGATGTCTGGTCGAATaatatttttctcaaaaaattGGATAATGACAAGATGCATGCGCTTCTAGTCGACTATCAAACAGTGTTGTACTGTGCGCCTGCGCTTGACTTATCCTCCATGATATATATGAATACTACAAAAGATTTTAGGCTTAAAAATACGAAAAGaatgattgattattattatggagTGCTAAGCAATGAATTGGAATTAGAAAATATAGATATAACATCAATCATTAAGAAATCTAACTTTGTCGAATCATATACGAAGAGCCTCATATTTGGGATGACTCAAGCTGCCTTGATAGTTCCTATAATAGCTATGACTGCAGATAAAAGACAAgaactttttcaaaatcctgaaaACTGTGCCAGAGTAAACGAAGTTTCTCGAAGTCAGGAATTCATAGACATTgctgaagaaaacaaaaaatatagaaatCGAGTAGTTGAACTTCTAGATGATTTAGTAGAAACATTTTGTACCCAGCTATGA
- the LOC117989085 gene encoding uncharacterized protein has protein sequence MSDNSEPSILSKQDAITIFMKCKEVNEDTVFKSYSLHRASEKMLGFLSDYWKLEIQFTGNKQIQSNSFFIKSISQSNASKAKMVKEMKLFDKELKFYVFIRDKINLADLAPWSANLVMTLNEAMVFEDLNFLQYRTRNKHETFDQQHTLLALQALARFHAGSLVYEEKKRKQLKKHFIIYDEHKEDLNRGGYIKSDPWFIQCMNGALEAIKSFSKYNNNLHILKEIESRWTDVWDLALDLSHFSFEYRNVICHRDLWNNNILFSYKEVNERLAPDNCVLVDFQAVTCQPPAGDVMLLLHCNLDPVFREENMTTFLKYYYRKLQDVLSSNDVIITDILSLEQFQSSCEKYKLWGLVATACLVPQFWVDDDLTIKYFSDTDSFGEILTKDKGSFIKKMMRTNDDYKNKVMQVFEEIVDSYCLDNKVL, from the exons ATGAGTGACAATAGTGAACCATCTATACTATCGAAGCAAGATGCTATTACAATCTTTATGAAATGTAAAGAAGTTAATGAAGATACTGTTTTCAAAAGTTATAGCCTGCATAGGGCTAGCGAGAAGATGTTAGGATTCCTGTCAGATTATTGGAAACTCGAAATACAATTTACTGGCAACAAACAAATTCAGTCCAATAGTTTTTTCATAAAATCAATATCTCAATCCAATGCATCCAAAGCTAAAATGGTAAAAGAGATGAAACTTTTTGACaaagaattaaaattttacgTTTTCATCagagataaaattaatttagctG ACTTAGCTCCGTGGAGTGCTAACCTTGTGATGACTCTCAATGAAGCAATGGTTTTTGAGGACTTAAATTTTCTTCAATACAGAACACGAAATAAACACGAAACGTTTGACCAACAACATACCTTGCTAGCTTTACAAGCCTTAGCTCGATTCCACGCTGGATCATTAGTTTATGAAGAGAAGAAACGAAAGCAGTTAAAAAAACACTTCATTATATATGACGAACATAAAGAAGATCTTAACAGAGGTGGTTACATAAAGTCCGATCCATGGTTTATACAATGCATGAATGGTGCATTAGAAGCTATTAAATCCTTCtctaaatataataacaatttacATATTCTTAAAGAGATAGAAAGTAGATGGACTGATGTTTGGGACTTAGCACTCGACCTTAGTCATTTCTCTTTTGAATATCGTAATGTGATTTGCCATCGTGATTTAtggaataataatattctatttaGTTATAAAGAAGTTAATGAAAGACTCGCACCTGACAATTGCGTGCTGGTTGATTTCCAGGCTGTTACATGTCAACCGCCTGCAGGGGATGTCATGTTACTTCTACATTGCAACTTAGATCCTGTATTCCGTGAAGAGAATATGACAACATTCTTAAAGTACTATTATCGAAAATTGCAAGATGTCCTCAGTTCTAACGACGTAATAATCACAGATATTTTGTCACTAGAACAATTTCAGAGTTCCTGTGAAAAGTATAAACTATGGGGCCTTGTTGCAACTGCATGCCTAGTACCACAGTTTTGGGTAGACGACGatcttacaataaaatattttagcgaTACCGATAGCTTTGGAGAAATACTCACCAAAGATAAAGGATCATTTATTAAGAAAATGATGAGAACTAATgatgattataaaaataaagttatgcAGGTATTTGAAGAGATTGTCGATAGTTATTGTCTGGATAATAAAGTGCTGTAA